In Flavobacterium endoglycinae, one DNA window encodes the following:
- a CDS encoding TonB-dependent receptor plug domain-containing protein, with protein sequence MQKNIMLFVVFLLSVPMFSQENLEEVKITKKQKGIKKSYTLTANTSLITSKELLKAACCNLAESFETNPSIDVNFSDALTGTKQIKMLGLTSPYLMITEENIPSVRGASQAYGLSFTPGTWIESVQITKGAGSVINGYESISGQINTELLKPLNDIPFFLNAYGATDSRFELNTHFNKKLSDKWATSLFVHGNARVAKNDMNNDGFLDNPLGKQINVLNRYQYYDAESGLVSFINFRYMNDKKQTGELDFDKDRDRGTTNHWGSEINTERFDVSTKIGYVFPDMPYQSIGFQNSFNSHKQDSYFGLNLYDIRQNSFYSNLIFNSIINNTMHKFTTGLNFTYDQYQEFVNIVDYSRIDNSVGAFFEYTYDNTDNFSVILGGRVDNSNRLGFFVTPRLHVRYNPWKNGVLRFSAGRGKRSANIFAENQQLFASSRTFSILDNNGKVYGLNPEIAWNYGISFSQKFKLFNKNAEAGFDLYRTDFQNQAIVDIMQSPQDVLFYNLKGSSFANSLQVEFNYELIQNLNLRTAYKYYDIQTDYLRGTFQRPLQAKHRFLGNLEYETTASDEGKQWKFDYTFNWSGKQQLPYTASNPAEDQFPDFSPSYAVMNAQVTRIFSPVFEVYIGGENIGNYKQQKAILGANDPFGPNFDASVAYAPIFGQMYYAGLRFKIK encoded by the coding sequence ATGCAAAAAAATATCATGCTTTTTGTGGTGTTTTTGCTTTCTGTTCCTATGTTTTCACAAGAAAATCTGGAAGAAGTAAAAATCACAAAAAAGCAAAAAGGAATTAAAAAATCCTATACACTTACAGCCAATACTTCATTAATTACGAGTAAAGAGCTTTTAAAAGCAGCTTGTTGTAATCTGGCAGAAAGTTTTGAAACGAATCCGTCTATTGATGTCAATTTTTCGGATGCATTAACAGGAACAAAACAAATCAAAATGTTAGGGCTTACAAGCCCGTATTTAATGATTACAGAAGAAAATATTCCTTCTGTGCGAGGTGCTTCACAGGCTTACGGATTGTCTTTTACACCGGGAACATGGATTGAAAGTGTTCAGATTACCAAAGGTGCAGGAAGCGTTATCAATGGTTATGAAAGTATTTCTGGACAAATTAATACAGAACTTCTAAAACCATTAAACGACATTCCGTTTTTTCTAAATGCGTATGGTGCTACCGATTCAAGATTTGAATTGAATACACATTTCAATAAAAAATTATCAGATAAATGGGCCACAAGTTTATTCGTTCATGGAAATGCACGTGTCGCCAAAAATGATATGAACAACGACGGTTTCTTGGATAATCCGCTAGGAAAACAAATCAATGTTTTAAATCGGTACCAATATTATGATGCCGAAAGCGGACTGGTGAGTTTTATCAATTTCCGATATATGAATGATAAAAAACAAACTGGAGAACTTGATTTTGATAAAGATCGTGATCGTGGTACAACCAATCACTGGGGATCAGAAATCAATACAGAACGTTTTGATGTTTCTACAAAAATTGGTTATGTTTTTCCTGATATGCCGTATCAGAGTATTGGTTTTCAAAACTCATTTAACAGCCACAAACAAGATTCTTATTTTGGTTTAAATCTCTATGATATCAGGCAAAACAGTTTCTATTCGAATTTGATTTTCAATTCGATTATTAATAATACGATGCATAAATTCACAACGGGTTTGAATTTTACATACGATCAATATCAAGAGTTTGTGAATATTGTGGATTACAGCCGAATTGATAATTCTGTTGGAGCTTTCTTTGAATATACCTATGATAATACCGATAATTTCAGTGTAATTTTAGGTGGACGAGTAGACAACAGCAACCGATTAGGATTTTTTGTAACGCCGCGTTTACATGTTCGTTACAATCCTTGGAAAAATGGAGTACTTCGTTTTTCTGCTGGAAGAGGCAAACGTTCGGCTAATATTTTTGCCGAAAATCAGCAGTTATTTGCCAGTTCAAGAACTTTTTCAATTTTAGATAATAATGGAAAAGTATATGGGCTAAATCCAGAAATTGCATGGAATTACGGAATCAGTTTTTCTCAGAAATTCAAACTATTTAATAAAAATGCCGAAGCTGGTTTTGATTTATACCGAACCGATTTTCAAAATCAGGCGATAGTAGATATTATGCAAAGTCCGCAGGATGTTTTGTTTTACAATCTGAAAGGAAGCTCTTTTGCCAACAGTCTGCAGGTTGAATTTAATTATGAGTTGATTCAAAATTTGAATTTGAGAACAGCTTATAAATATTATGATATCCAGACGGATTATTTGAGAGGAACTTTCCAGCGTCCGCTTCAAGCAAAACATCGTTTTTTGGGGAATTTAGAATACGAAACGACTGCAAGTGATGAAGGAAAACAATGGAAATTCGACTATACATTTAACTGGTCTGGGAAACAACAGCTTCCTTACACGGCTTCTAATCCTGCTGAGGATCAGTTTCCTGATTTTTCACCTTCGTATGCTGTAATGAATGCTCAGGTTACACGAATTTTTTCTCCTGTTTTTGAAGTATATATAGGAGGAGAGAACATCGGTAATTATAAACAGCAAAAAGCAATTTTAGGCGCTAATGATCCATTCGGTCCAAACTTTGATGCTTCTGTAGCATACGCTCCAATTTTCGGACAGATGTATTATGCAGGATTACGATTCAAAATCAAATAA
- a CDS encoding HYC_CC_PP family protein: protein MKKCTVLLLAFLLLVSNIGFAFDVHYCGGKIASVSLNTSVSAKPEKKCCGEKEKVSSCCKDKVVHFEKKSDDATLKIFFFQLAFPAVIEEYKPIAFLSVPNFKSSQIISYYSDANAPPLFKLYHQYIFYS from the coding sequence ATGAAAAAATGCACTGTTTTACTATTGGCTTTTCTCTTGTTGGTTTCCAACATAGGGTTTGCTTTTGATGTGCATTATTGTGGAGGAAAAATTGCTTCTGTATCTTTAAATACCAGCGTTTCTGCTAAACCAGAGAAAAAATGTTGCGGTGAAAAAGAAAAAGTATCCTCCTGCTGTAAAGATAAAGTGGTTCATTTTGAGAAAAAATCAGATGATGCGACTTTAAAAATCTTCTTCTTTCAGTTAGCATTTCCTGCTGTAATTGAAGAATACAAACCAATTGCTTTTTTATCGGTTCCGAATTTTAAAAGCAGTCAGATTATTTCGTATTATTCTGATGCGAATGCGCCCCCCTTATTCAAATTATATCACCAGTATATTTTTTATTCCTGA